The stretch of DNA ATCTTTTGCCCAAAATCATTAATCAATTCATATTCAATCAAACAACGTCGCCCTGGTTTGTATCGAATAACTTCAATTTTTTCTAGATGCGTATTTCGGGCAATTGATAAACATCTATCAAAACATTCTTCCACTTGTACTGGATCAATCGCTGCTGATAAAAAAGGCATTTTAATATCAGCCACACTATCAAAAGGATCGCTCACAAAAACATTCATATCCTACTCTCCTCCGCTCCTCTGCGTGACGGACACTTTGCTCAAGTCGGGAGACCCGCCCATGCAAGTGTCCTCCTCTGCGTGAGAAAAATCCTCTTCATTTCGCATTGCACTTTGTATTTGATACAATGCTGCATAATGCCCATTTTTTTGTATCAATTCCAAATGAGTACCTTGTTCTAAAACCCGCCCATTTTCCATGTAAACAATCATATCTGCGCGAGTTGCAAAGTTAAGGTCATGGGTAATTAAGAAGGTTGTACGGTTTTGAGAAAGCCTTTGCAGAGAATTAATTACGGCTTTTTCATTACCCTTATCTAAACCAGTGGTAGGTTCATCTAAAATGAGAATTGGAGTTTGACGAATAGCAGCACGAGCGATCGCAATTCTTTGGCGTTGTCCTCCAGAAAGTGTTGCTCCTCTTTCCCCGACAAAAGTATCATATCCTTGGGGTAAAGCTTGGATAAAATCATGTGCATTAGCTAAACGAGCAGCATTTTCAATTTCAACATCAGACACCCCAGCAACACCATAAGCGATATTTTCCCGAATAGTCGCCGCAAACAAAATACTTTCTTGTAAAACTACACTAATTTGCGGGCGTAATGATGCTAATGTGTACTCTCGAATATCCTTACCATCAATCAAAATCTGACCGAAAGAAGGATCATAAAGTCGTAATAATAAACTCACTAATGTAGATTTTCCACTACCAGAAGTACCTACAATTGCTATTTGTTGTCCTGGTTGAATGTTTAAACTGATATCTTCTAACAGAACTTGTCCTGGGTCATAGCCAAAATTAACATGATCAAAACAAACCGCACCTTGAAAAATTGGTGCTGGAATGGCATTTGGTAAATCTCTGATATCAGGCTGTTGTTGTAATACGTCTAAAATTCGCTCACCAGAAGCCGCAGCTTTAGCCAGTCTACCTGTGTACTTAGCGAAGTTCTGCACTGGCTTAAAGGCATTTTTGAGATAGGTGATAAATACCAGTACATCCCCTGGTGTCAGTGCATCTCGCAACGCTAACCACGAACCATACCAGAGAACAATAGCTGTTCCTAAAGCAATGACAGCATCTACCGTGCGTTCTAAGTGAGCAGCTAAACGTTGGGTTTTGACACTTTCATTCAGACTACGCTGATTTTGTTGAGAAAAAACCTGTGCAAAGGCATCTTGCAACCACAAAGCTTTAACTAATTTAATAGCTGCAATAGATTCAGACGCAATAGCAGCTACAGCCCCTTCTTGTTTGCGTTGCTTTAATGAAGAATCTTTAATTTGTTGGCTGAGGCGATTGGTAACTAACCAAAATAACGGTAAGGTGAGGAGTGATAATAGGGTAAGGCTGGGATTCATCCAAAACATTATCCCAATCATGCCCAATAGACTGAAAATACTGACTACTAAGGGCAATGCAGCCGTAATCATAATTTCTTGCAGACGACTGGCATCACTGCTGACGCGAATAATTAAATCACCGCTACGGGCTTGGGTGTGATAAGCCAAAGATAAATCTTGCAAATGACAATATAAATGATTACGCACTTTAGCCATAACACGGCTGCCGACTGTGGCTAATCCTACGGTACTCCAATAAGCAGCAAGGGCGCGTAATCCTGTAAATACAAGGACTGCAACGGCGGAAAGTGTGAGTAAAGTAATCGGTTCGAGACTGGCAATTATGGGAATATTGGTAGGTTGATTATTCCCGATGAGAACATAATCAAATACAAACTTCAGCGGCCAGGGTTCTAGTATTCGGAGTCCAACATCTGCAAGTAGAGCGATCGCGGAAATTAATAGTAGTCTGTAATGTGGGCGAATGTAAGGCCAGAAATAAACCAGAATGCCCCAAAGACCAGGAACAGATTTTTTGAGGGATTTTGCCATTTTATCGTCTTACCCCCCCATAGAGTCCCGCTATATGCAGAATTTGTTGAGCGATCGCATCCCAAGTATGATATTTGAGGACTTTTTGGCGTGCAGCTTGTCCGAGATTTTGACGGAGTTCAGGCGATCGCCATAATTTTTCTAAAGCATCTGCTAGTGCGATAGCATCACCAGGAGGACAAAGAATACCATTCACCCCCGGCTCAATTAAATCGACTAATTGCCCAATTCCACTTACAACCACAGGCAAACCAGCCGCCATATATTCATAAACTTTCAAAGGTGAAAAATAAAAATCTGATTGTGCTGGATAGGGTGCAACTGCCACATCCATTTTTGCTAAAAATTCAGGAACTTGATCTGGATTGACTGCCCCAGTAAATTGAGTATCAGCATCTAATCCCCGTGCGGATAATTCAGCTTCGATATTTTCTCTTTCTGGACCATCACCAACAATTAAAAGTCTGGCATTAGGAACTTTTTGATGCAGTCGTGCAAAAGCTTCTGTGAGAATTGGTAAACCATGCCACGGTTTTAATGTTCCCACAAATCCCACCGTAAAATTTTCTGATTGAGTAGAAGTATTAATAGTAGAAAACCGTTCAGGATTTACAGCATTAGGGATGACATGAACTTTGCTACTATCCACATAATTCATTAAATAGGTTTTCACTTCCTCAGAAACAGCAATCAAAGCTGTAGCAGCTTGAAAAACCCGACGTGCCACTTTTTCAGCACTATCAACATCTATCAAACCGCGATGCTTTGCTTGTTCTGTAATCAAAGGAGAATTGACCTCTAATAAACCAGGAATACCCTTTTCTTTGGCAAATTCCATCGCGCCATAACTCCACAGAGAATAACGTTCATAAATAAGATCAAAATTTCCCAATTCCTGCAAATATAAACGTAAATCAGAATTAATTCCTAAAGAAATTTGTTCCCTAATAGCCCTTTCCACTTTAGGAATACCAGGCAGTTGATGAACAATAATATTAGCAATATTAGCTAAATCTGTCGGTGCTGTTCCCCCAATTCGAGTCGCAAACAATTCAATTTCACAACTTTGTTTTTGTAATGCTCGTATCACTTCCTGAACATGAATAGAACATCCTTTTTGACCAAATATAGGAATTCCGGCATCAGCACAAACATAAGCAACTCTCACCTTAATACCTCCTCTGCGTCTCTCCGTCTCTGCGTGCCAAATAATTTCCGTAAAATTTGAGTATTACGCTCAATATCAAACTCAGATGCAATTAAATTCATAGCTTGCGTTGATAACTTAACCCGCAAAGCTGAATCACTGAGAAGTTCCTGAAGTGAAATCGCTAATTTCTCAGGATGATTTTGTGGCACAATCAACCCAGTTTCACCATGACGCACTACTTCAGGAATACCAGTTACATCTGTACTTACACAGGGCGTTCCTAATGCCATCGCTTCTAATAAAACTGTAGGTAGTCCATCCCGGTTGCCATCTTTACCAATTACATAAGGTGCTGCAAACACAGCCGCTTGTTGCACTAATTGAAACACTTCATTTTGCGGACGTGGACCAATAATTTCTACCAAAAATGACAATTCTAAATCTTGAATTTGTTGTTTTAATGCTGTTTCTAATGAACCCGTACCCACAATTTGACATTGAAATTCATAATTTTTTTGTTTGAGAATTGCACAAGCATCTATTAAAATAGACATTCCTTTTTTTTCAACCAAACGCCCAACAGAAATAATTACAGGAGGACGTTGAGCAGGTGAAGAATATTGTAATCTTACTAAATTCAAACCATTATAAATACGTTGAATTTTTTGTTTAGCTTGAGGATATTTTGTTTGTAAATAATTGAGGTTGTAATCACTAACAGTTACCACTGTCGCAGCATCTTGTAATTTACGTTCCATATCTGCAAAATCAACACTTTCATGAAAGATATCTTTAGCATGAGCCGTGAAGGTATAAGGAATGCCCGTGAAATGAGATGCTAATCTAGCTACACTGGTGGCTACAGTGCCAAAGTGAGCGTGTAAATGAGTGATACCTTTGAGTTTTGCTTCCCGTGCTAACCATGCAGCTTGATAGACGGTGCTTGCTTGTTCACCTTCAGCAACTGCCAACTTTGACCAAAAATCAGGAATGACTTTACTGGCCTCTTGTAATTCTGCCCAAAAATAGCTGGCTGCTGTGGGAGCAAGACTATTGAGAGATACACTCACACGACCTTGAATTGGTTTTTTAATGTAAGTGACAGGCGCTCTGACTTGGGAAATAATGTTTTGAAAGTGAGTATCACTGGGCGGTCTTAACGCGAAAATTTCAATGTTTAAACCAGCCGCTTCATGCGCCAAAATTTCATTAACGACAAAGGTTTCTGAATAGCGGGGATAACGTTTAAGAACGTAACCAACAATGGGCATAATTTGTAGTTCGTAATTCGTAATTCGTAGTTCGTAATTGGGAAAATGATGTATTTATTCCCCCTGACTTCTTTATTTAAGAAGCTTGTTTTGATGGATGATGAACAGGCAGGAGTATTTCGTCTATAAATTGAGAAATGTGGTTGAGTCCGTTGAGATTAACAAAGTTACGAATCTGTGGTTTCTCGGTTTCTTGTGTTAACCAATCTGTCAATGCTTGAGATGTGAGGTGATGAGGGTGTAGCACATCAACTAAGCCAAGTGACTGTAAGCGTTCGGCACGGACTAACTGCTCTCGACGGGGTTTAATTCGGGGTACAATGAGCGATCGCTTTTGAAATGACAGCAATTCACAAGTTGTATTGTATCCACCCATCGCAATGACGCGCTCGGCCTGATTTATCAACAATGTCGGCTCAGATAAATATTTCAATACTCGCAAATTATCACGTTTAGCAGCCAACTTTTGCAGCCGTTGCTGTACCTCTTGCGGCATGAAAGGACCCGTCAAAATGATGCCGTTCATCTCTGGTGGTAGTTCAGCAGTAGCAAAGGTTTCTGCTAACCGCGCTCCATCTTGTCCACCACCTAGCAAGCATAATGCTAATCGTCCTGATGGCAAATTGAGTGATTTAAAAGCCTGAATGCTTTCAATATCCATAAACTTGAGGCGGTTACGTTGATCAAGATAGCCTGTGTAGCGGAGTTTATTAACAGTATTGGGGTGGAAATTATATTCCTGTGCTAAATCATAGATGCTGGGATCTCCATACACCCAAACAGCATCATAATAAGTTTGAATAGCCTCTTCATTAGCCAGACGTTTCCAATCTCGCTGTACGGATGCAGGTTCATCTAGCACATCCCGTAAACCGAGAATGCAGCGTGTTTCTCCTTGGCTACGCAAGTAATTCAATGTTGGTTCTAGTTCTCTGACTGCCCCTCTGGGTACATTATCGACAATGAAAATATCGGGTTTAAAAGTTTTGATTGTGGTGAGAATAACTTGCGATCGCAGTGTAATTATTTCCTGCAATGACAAATCTAATCTTCGTGCCTGATATTTACCATCAATGTTTTTGTACAGAGCAGGTAAGCTCAAACAATCAACGCCTTGAGGTGTCGGTACATTGCCACCATCCTGTATGCCACTAATCATCAAAACATCAGTTTCTAGAGGTGAATATCCTAATGTTTGTGCAATTAAGAAATTGCGGCGTTTGTGTCCCAATCCCATTGTGTCATGAGAATATAAAGCAATGCGACACTTACGAGAATTGCTAGATGAACTACTAACCTCCACAGACTCTTCTTTAGCCACCGTTAGTCCTATTTTTTTAGAGTAAGTTAATAAGTTTTTCATGGGCAATCCTGACAAATTTTTCATTAGGGTAATTAACTACAACTTAAGCATTCAGTTATTAGCCAAAACTAAATTGCTGCCGAATTTATAAGTTTTGAGTAGAGCAATTTACACCTTTGTAAGTTTTTCATTTTTCAGTTGCTTGCAGACGGCTTATAGCTTATACAACAACAATGATTAATGGCGATTGATGAATTTGCGCTTAAATCAGAGACAGAAAAAAACAGGCAGGACTAATAAATAACTCTTATTTCTGATAGCGGATTGTTGTATCAGCCATAATGCTTTGAGCTTATTTAATTGATTTATCACTTGATAAATTCTCTCCAACAATTGAATTTAACAGGGAAAAATAGTAGTATCATTCTTGTACTCGTTGGCTAGATGGATTTTACAAACCTTGTTTCTCAAATAGAATATTAAGATTTGATTTTGATTTCTTTAAGATTTCTTAAAGATTATTGCTAACATATCAATTCCTCATGAAAAGTGCATGAAAAATAGATGAAAGTTTTCTCATCTTTAAATAATTATCAGTCTCCAAAATTCATCTGCATGAAATAACGGTAATTTTGAATAGCCCAATTTGCATGAGTTTAACCGTGATATGGGAATGGGAAAACTAAGTTCAAAATAGGAAACAGGAAAAATTGAAATCAAGAATATTGAAAATGATCATGATAATAAATCGTTTTCGTGAGCGCATATCTATTTTAAAAATATCTCAGTTATTTTTAATTTGGCAGCAAGTATTTGGAGAAGTCCGCACCCGAATTTTGCTGTGGTATTTGCTGATTTTAGGAATAACCTTTCTCATTGCCATTCCCGCATTTCGCTACCATCTCTATCACAGCATTGATGAGCGTGTTCGGCATAATATGGCAGCAGATATCAAAGCTTTCCAGGCATTGATGAACGGACAAACTTTGATACCAGAAGATGGACTCACTGATGATAAATCACAACAAGAAATGGTCATCAGTCCCAAGCAATTAAACTTGTTAATATCTGAACAATTAGAAATTACTGTTCTCAAATCAGTAGAAGACTTAAAGAAGCTTTTCAGGTCTTATTTGTTATATCGGCTACCCAAAGATGAATCCTATTTCATCACTTTTATAGATGGTGAACTCTATAAATCCAGTCCTAGCGCCCGTCCTAAGCTCCTAGCTAGAAATTCACTATTAATGAGACAGTGGGCAAAACAGACTTATGCAGAAAAGGGAGAGAAGGAATTTCTCACCTCTAATGTTAGTAATATTATGTACATTGTGGAACCGATTACTATCAATGGAGAAACACGGGGGGTGTTCGTGGTTGCCCACAACACTGCTGGGGATAGGACACAAGCTCTAGAAGCGGTGACAGCAATTATTGAAGTTTCCAGCTTAGTTTTTGTGCTGTCGTTAATTTTGGCTTGGTTAGCTACGGGACGGATACTGAATCCTCTAAGGACAATTATCACCACTGCTCATGCTATTAGTGAGTCAGATTTAACACAAAGGTTGCCAGTAAGAGATAAGGGAGAATTGGGAGAACTGGCCACAACATTCAACGAAATGATGGATAGACTCGAAGCAGCTTTTGCCAGTCAGCGTGAATTTGTGAATGATGCTGGACATGAACTGCGAACACCGATCACCATCATTCGTGGACATTTAGAACTGATGGGAGATGACCCCCAAGAACAACAGGAAACCCTGATCATGGTGATGGGAGAACTAGACCGGATGAGCCGTTTAGTTGATGATCTAATTTTGCTGGCTAAAGCAGAACGGGCAGACTTTTTACAGGTAGCAACGGTGAATGTGGCAGAGTTAACCCAAGAGTTATTTATGAAAGCCCAAGCACTGGCAGAAAGAGATTGGCAATTGGATGCTGTGCCGAAAGGTCAGATTGTTGTTGATCGCCAAAGAATTACCGAAGCTATCATGAATCTGGCGCAGAATGCTACTCAGCATACTAAGAAGAGTGATACTATTTCCATCGGTTCAGCGATCGCCAAAGGAAAAGTACGCTTCTGGGTACGTGATACAGGCGAAGGTATTCCACTGGTTGATCAAAAAAGGATTTTTGAACGATTTGCCCGCACTTCCCACAGTCGTCGTCGTTCAGAAGGTGCGGGTTTGGGACTTTCTATTGTCCGAGCGATCGCAGAAGCTCATGGTGGGCAAGTATTACTTCGCAGTCAGTTAGGGAAAGGTTCGATGTTTACCATCGTCTTACCTCTAGATCCTCCATGAAAGGGGTGTAGGGGAAGCAGGGGGAAGAATAATTTCTTTGTTCATAACGACAATTTTTAACTGCTAACCTATTTATGCCTAACATTCTCATTGTTGAAGATGAACCCCGAATTGCGTCATTTATTCAAAAAGGATTGCGATCGCAAGGATTCACAACCACAATTGTTACAGATGGGTTGTCTGTGCTGGATGTGATCCAAAGTAGCACTTTTGATTTATTAATTCTGGATCTGCGGTTGCCTGGAAAAGATGGATTTGAAGTTCTCGAAGAACTGCGGGGACAGGGAGAAGACATACCAGTAATTATCCTTTCTGCTCGCAGTGACATTCATGATAAAGTTGCAGGACTAGAAGGGGGTGCAGATGATTATGTTACTAAACCCTTCCGATTTGAAGAACTACTGGCACGGGTAAGATTGCGGTTACGAAGTGCTAGACCCGTTAGAGATGCTCAAGAGTTTACCCTGAAAGCTGGTAACGTGGTACTAGATTTACGGACTCGACAAGTCAAATTAGGCGATCGCATCATAGAATTACCTGCCCGTGAATTTGCAATGGCAGAAATGTTTTGTCGGCATCCAGGACAAGTCATCAGTCGAGAACAACTGCTAGATTCTGTTTGGGGTTACGACTATAACCCAGGTTCTAATATTGTCGATGTGTATGTCGGTTATCTCCGCAAGAAACTTGGCAGCAATGTAATTGAGACAGTGAGAGGTATGGGATATCGTTTACGAACATAGTACAGGAGGCAAGAGGCAGAAGGCAGGAGTTCTTAATTTTGGATTTTGGATTGTTTTTGTCAACTCCAATCTAAAATGTTTCTCCCTTACACCCTTACACCCTACCATAACAGGAACGGATTCAAGTTTATCTGGGTCGTTGTGGAATATGAAACAGCAACACAACTTAGATAAACAGACCTTCATTAGGTCAAATATCCCCTTGGAATCAACTAATTTAACCCCAGACACAAGCAATTTTAAGTATTGGATCAGCCATCTGAAAGTTGGCCAAAAGATTGGTATTGGATATGGACTGCTTTTGAGTATTGCTGTTTTGGGAACTAGCATTGGATTTTTGATTGCAGATCATTACCAGCGACAAGCCCAGAAACGAGAAGAGGCAGCAATTCAAGAGTTATATCAAATGTCCCAACTCAAAACTATTGTGTTTCGTGTTCGTACGAACCAACATAAGCTGCTTTTATATATGGATCAACCAAAAAGATGGCAGGAACAATATACTTTATTACTGAAATATGTTGAACAAGCTAGACAAATTTGGTTTGATTTTCAAGCCAACTACAATATTGAAAATCCTATTATTTATGATTCTCTAATTGAGCAGAAAGCCGTTTATCGCTTATTGCAAAACTATAAAGGATTTGATGCTTACTTACAACACACGGGAACTTTGTTTCAGGCTAACAATCCCAGTCAATTATCACCAAATGAGATTAGAGCAGCACAAACTCAACTGTTTAATTTCATGCACGGCTCATCAGTTTTCAGGATTGACGATTTTCTCGATGATATCACAAGGCTTGTAGAAGTGATAGCCCAGGAGTATCAGCAAGCTAATTGGGAACTCAAAAGGGTAGAAAAATTACGTCTGTATATTATTTTAGGTAGCTTATCACTATCAATTGCGATTGCCACATTATTAGCAATTTACACCAGTCGCACCATTGCTCGTCCTATTCAAGTAGTCACTCATATTGCTCAACAGGTGACAGAAGAATGTAATTTTGATTTGCAAGCACCCGTAACAACTAACGATGAAGTAGGAATTTTAGCTGCTTCTCTCAATCGGCTCATTTTGGAAGTTAAACAACTCATCAAAGTCCAAAATGATGCCAATGAACAACTAGAAATATACAGTCAGATATTGGAAGAAAAAGTACGCGAACGAACGCTGGAGTTAAACGAGAAAAATCTCAGTTTAGAGTTGACATTAGAAGAATTACGTCGTACTCAAGCTCAACTCATAGAAACAGAACAAAATGGTGAGTAAGGTACAAAAAATGCATCTAAATTTACTAATAAAAACGGTTCTTGCGTTATTTATTTTTATGAAAAATACTGCTCAGTTGATTTCCTAACTAAGCACTTTGGCTGTTAGAACATGGTTGATTGCACAAAGCCTTGAAAGAACTGAGTTTATACTCAGAAATCAGCACTTGTCTATATGATTTATTGTAACGGTAAAGTGACAGTAAATGTTGTCCCTAAACCAAGTTGACTGTTGATTTCAATTTTACCATTATGGGCATCAATACACTTTTTCACAATTACTAAGCCTAATCCGTTACCATGAATTGACTGAACATTTGAAGCTCGATAAAAAGAATCAAAAATTCGATTCTGATCTGCTGTGGGAATGCCAATTCCTTGATCTTTAACCTGAAAAATTGCCACTCCATCTGCTAAATCACAGGTGAGATCGAACTTAATTTTACTACCTGGTTCAGAATATTTAGCGGCGTTAGAAAGCAAATTTCTGAACAAATAATGTAATAGTCTTTCATCCATTACAGCATCGGTATTCTGACTGTGAGAATTAAAAACAATTTCATGATAGCTATTTTCAATAAGAGAAAATTCCTCAATTAACTCTTGGCAAAATTTATCTAACTTGATTGGTGCTGGACTATAAAGTAGGTATCCTGCTTCAGCTTTACCCATGAAAAGTACATCTTCCATGAGTTTTTCCATTGATTGCACAGCACCATAAATTCGAGTTAAATAGGTGTTTCTTTTGGCTTCTGTTAACTTGGTTCCTTGAATGTCTATAAGTTCTACTGCTGTTTGAATCATGGCCAGAGGATTACGGAACTCATGGGAAACAGTGGAGATAAATAGAGACTTGAGACGATTGAGTTCTTGCTCTTTTTTCAAGGCTTGCTCTAGGTACTCTTTTTGACGGCGTTCGCTGAGATCCCAAAAAACTACTACTGCACCACCAATCTCATTCTGTCCTAGTCTTAATGGTGAAGCACTATCACCAATTGGTACTCTTCTGCCATCTTTAGTAACTAAAGATGTAAATTCCTCTAAATAAACAACCTTTTGCTCGCGCAGCACTTTAGCGACAGGGTTTTCTATTAACTGCTCTGTGGATTCGTCAATAATATGCAGGATATCTGATACATTTCTTCCCAGAACCTCTGCTTGTTGCCAGCCAGTTATCTTCTCGGCTGCGGGATTCATAAATGTGATCATTCCCTGCTCATTTGTGGCAATTACAGCATCACTCATGCAGTTTAACAGGGTTGCTAATTGGTCTCGATTTTCCCGCAGTTCCCGTTCTAACTTATGCTGTGATAGACCTATTTCAATGGCTATACGTAAATCTTTAATCGTAAATGGTTTAACAACATAACCGAAGGGCTGAGTAATTTTAGCGCGTTCTAAAGTATGCTCATCGCCGTAAGCAGT from Anabaena sphaerica FACHB-251 encodes:
- a CDS encoding ABC transporter ATP-binding protein, whose amino-acid sequence is MAKSLKKSVPGLWGILVYFWPYIRPHYRLLLISAIALLADVGLRILEPWPLKFVFDYVLIGNNQPTNIPIIASLEPITLLTLSAVAVLVFTGLRALAAYWSTVGLATVGSRVMAKVRNHLYCHLQDLSLAYHTQARSGDLIIRVSSDASRLQEIMITAALPLVVSIFSLLGMIGIMFWMNPSLTLLSLLTLPLFWLVTNRLSQQIKDSSLKQRKQEGAVAAIASESIAAIKLVKALWLQDAFAQVFSQQNQRSLNESVKTQRLAAHLERTVDAVIALGTAIVLWYGSWLALRDALTPGDVLVFITYLKNAFKPVQNFAKYTGRLAKAAASGERILDVLQQQPDIRDLPNAIPAPIFQGAVCFDHVNFGYDPGQVLLEDISLNIQPGQQIAIVGTSGSGKSTLVSLLLRLYDPSFGQILIDGKDIREYTLASLRPQISVVLQESILFAATIRENIAYGVAGVSDVEIENAARLANAHDFIQALPQGYDTFVGERGATLSGGQRQRIAIARAAIRQTPILILDEPTTGLDKGNEKAVINSLQRLSQNRTTFLITHDLNFATRADMIVYMENGRVLEQGTHLELIQKNGHYAALYQIQSAMRNEEDFSHAEEDTCMGGSPDLSKVSVTQRSGGE
- a CDS encoding glycosyltransferase, yielding MRVAYVCADAGIPIFGQKGCSIHVQEVIRALQKQSCEIELFATRIGGTAPTDLANIANIIVHQLPGIPKVERAIREQISLGINSDLRLYLQELGNFDLIYERYSLWSYGAMEFAKEKGIPGLLEVNSPLITEQAKHRGLIDVDSAEKVARRVFQAATALIAVSEEVKTYLMNYVDSSKVHVIPNAVNPERFSTINTSTQSENFTVGFVGTLKPWHGLPILTEAFARLHQKVPNARLLIVGDGPERENIEAELSARGLDADTQFTGAVNPDQVPEFLAKMDVAVAPYPAQSDFYFSPLKVYEYMAAGLPVVVSGIGQLVDLIEPGVNGILCPPGDAIALADALEKLWRSPELRQNLGQAARQKVLKYHTWDAIAQQILHIAGLYGGVRR
- a CDS encoding glycosyltransferase family 4 protein, whose protein sequence is MPIVGYVLKRYPRYSETFVVNEILAHEAAGLNIEIFALRPPSDTHFQNIISQVRAPVTYIKKPIQGRVSVSLNSLAPTAASYFWAELQEASKVIPDFWSKLAVAEGEQASTVYQAAWLAREAKLKGITHLHAHFGTVATSVARLASHFTGIPYTFTAHAKDIFHESVDFADMERKLQDAATVVTVSDYNLNYLQTKYPQAKQKIQRIYNGLNLVRLQYSSPAQRPPVIISVGRLVEKKGMSILIDACAILKQKNYEFQCQIVGTGSLETALKQQIQDLELSFLVEIIGPRPQNEVFQLVQQAAVFAAPYVIGKDGNRDGLPTVLLEAMALGTPCVSTDVTGIPEVVRHGETGLIVPQNHPEKLAISLQELLSDSALRVKLSTQAMNLIASEFDIERNTQILRKLFGTQRRRDAEEVLR
- a CDS encoding glycosyltransferase family protein, whose translation is MKNLLTYSKKIGLTVAKEESVEVSSSSSNSRKCRIALYSHDTMGLGHKRRNFLIAQTLGYSPLETDVLMISGIQDGGNVPTPQGVDCLSLPALYKNIDGKYQARRLDLSLQEIITLRSQVILTTIKTFKPDIFIVDNVPRGAVRELEPTLNYLRSQGETRCILGLRDVLDEPASVQRDWKRLANEEAIQTYYDAVWVYGDPSIYDLAQEYNFHPNTVNKLRYTGYLDQRNRLKFMDIESIQAFKSLNLPSGRLALCLLGGGQDGARLAETFATAELPPEMNGIILTGPFMPQEVQQRLQKLAAKRDNLRVLKYLSEPTLLINQAERVIAMGGYNTTCELLSFQKRSLIVPRIKPRREQLVRAERLQSLGLVDVLHPHHLTSQALTDWLTQETEKPQIRNFVNLNGLNHISQFIDEILLPVHHPSKQAS
- a CDS encoding sensor histidine kinase; its protein translation is MIMIINRFRERISILKISQLFLIWQQVFGEVRTRILLWYLLILGITFLIAIPAFRYHLYHSIDERVRHNMAADIKAFQALMNGQTLIPEDGLTDDKSQQEMVISPKQLNLLISEQLEITVLKSVEDLKKLFRSYLLYRLPKDESYFITFIDGELYKSSPSARPKLLARNSLLMRQWAKQTYAEKGEKEFLTSNVSNIMYIVEPITINGETRGVFVVAHNTAGDRTQALEAVTAIIEVSSLVFVLSLILAWLATGRILNPLRTIITTAHAISESDLTQRLPVRDKGELGELATTFNEMMDRLEAAFASQREFVNDAGHELRTPITIIRGHLELMGDDPQEQQETLIMVMGELDRMSRLVDDLILLAKAERADFLQVATVNVAELTQELFMKAQALAERDWQLDAVPKGQIVVDRQRITEAIMNLAQNATQHTKKSDTISIGSAIAKGKVRFWVRDTGEGIPLVDQKRIFERFARTSHSRRRSEGAGLGLSIVRAIAEAHGGQVLLRSQLGKGSMFTIVLPLDPP
- a CDS encoding response regulator transcription factor, which gives rise to MPNILIVEDEPRIASFIQKGLRSQGFTTTIVTDGLSVLDVIQSSTFDLLILDLRLPGKDGFEVLEELRGQGEDIPVIILSARSDIHDKVAGLEGGADDYVTKPFRFEELLARVRLRLRSARPVRDAQEFTLKAGNVVLDLRTRQVKLGDRIIELPAREFAMAEMFCRHPGQVISREQLLDSVWGYDYNPGSNIVDVYVGYLRKKLGSNVIETVRGMGYRLRT
- a CDS encoding HAMP domain-containing protein; translation: MKQQHNLDKQTFIRSNIPLESTNLTPDTSNFKYWISHLKVGQKIGIGYGLLLSIAVLGTSIGFLIADHYQRQAQKREEAAIQELYQMSQLKTIVFRVRTNQHKLLLYMDQPKRWQEQYTLLLKYVEQARQIWFDFQANYNIENPIIYDSLIEQKAVYRLLQNYKGFDAYLQHTGTLFQANNPSQLSPNEIRAAQTQLFNFMHGSSVFRIDDFLDDITRLVEVIAQEYQQANWELKRVEKLRLYIILGSLSLSIAIATLLAIYTSRTIARPIQVVTHIAQQVTEECNFDLQAPVTTNDEVGILAASLNRLILEVKQLIKVQNDANEQLEIYSQILEEKVRERTLELNEKNLSLELTLEELRRTQAQLIETEQNGE
- a CDS encoding hybrid sensor histidine kinase/response regulator, with the protein product MGQAKILVVEDEVIVARTIASQLHQLGYIVTGTASSGKNAIVKALETKPELVLMDIILKGEMDGITAASEIRKQLDIPMIFLTAYGDEHTLERAKITQPFGYVVKPFTIKDLRIAIEIGLSQHKLERELRENRDQLATLLNCMSDAVIATNEQGMITFMNPAAEKITGWQQAEVLGRNVSDILHIIDESTEQLIENPVAKVLREQKVVYLEEFTSLVTKDGRRVPIGDSASPLRLGQNEIGGAVVVFWDLSERRQKEYLEQALKKEQELNRLKSLFISTVSHEFRNPLAMIQTAVELIDIQGTKLTEAKRNTYLTRIYGAVQSMEKLMEDVLFMGKAEAGYLLYSPAPIKLDKFCQELIEEFSLIENSYHEIVFNSHSQNTDAVMDERLLHYLFRNLLSNAAKYSEPGSKIKFDLTCDLADGVAIFQVKDQGIGIPTADQNRIFDSFYRASNVQSIHGNGLGLVIVKKCIDAHNGKIEINSQLGLGTTFTVTLPLQ